The proteins below come from a single Treponema phagedenis genomic window:
- the rplU gene encoding 50S ribosomal protein L21: protein MYALVEYKGKQYKVEKGSKIRVDKIAEEQGSTISIDTVLMLSNGDTVSIGTPYVANAKVSATVGESFRDRKVIVYKYKSKKDYHRTIGHRQHYTYLTIDTIEGI, encoded by the coding sequence ATGTACGCGCTTGTTGAGTACAAAGGCAAACAGTATAAAGTTGAAAAAGGCAGCAAGATTAGGGTTGATAAAATTGCTGAAGAACAGGGTTCCACAATTAGTATTGATACGGTTTTAATGCTCAGTAACGGAGATACTGTTTCTATCGGAACTCCTTATGTTGCAAATGCAAAGGTTTCCGCAACTGTCGGAGAGAGTTTTAGAGATAGAAAGGTTATAGTCTATAAGTATAAAAGCAAAAAAGATTATCACCGAACAATCGGCCATCGCCAGCATTATACGTATTTGACGATTGACACTATTGAGGGTATTTAA
- a CDS encoding ribosomal-processing cysteine protease Prp, which yields MISVLLELGTRNEFFSVTASGHAETAPRGFDIVCAAVCVLLRTAVIGLSEVNPQVNTAERGFLTCTVPSYAEDSLARLQFTAEFLANGMKTLVKEYPEAVDFRVKKL from the coding sequence ATGATTTCTGTTCTGCTTGAACTGGGTACACGGAATGAGTTTTTTTCCGTTACTGCATCAGGTCATGCGGAAACAGCGCCGCGGGGCTTTGACATTGTATGCGCTGCGGTATGTGTTTTATTGCGTACTGCGGTTATCGGGCTTTCCGAGGTAAATCCGCAGGTTAACACGGCGGAGCGAGGTTTTTTAACCTGTACGGTTCCTTCTTACGCAGAGGATTCATTAGCTCGATTACAATTTACCGCCGAATTTTTGGCAAACGGGATGAAAACTCTTGTAAAGGAGTACCCCGAGGCGGTTGATTTTCGCGTTAAAAAACTATGA
- the rpmA gene encoding 50S ribosomal protein L27, translating into MARKRGGSGSKNGRDSNPKYLGVKVYGGEVVSAGSILVRQRGTSIHPGNNVGKGKDNTLFAKADGVVTYHQRKGRRLASINPITAE; encoded by the coding sequence ATGGCACGTAAACGAGGCGGCAGCGGCTCAAAAAACGGAAGAGATTCAAATCCTAAGTATTTAGGAGTAAAAGTATATGGCGGAGAGGTTGTTTCCGCCGGTTCTATTCTTGTACGCCAAAGAGGAACAAGTATTCATCCCGGAAATAATGTAGGAAAGGGAAAAGATAATACCTTGTTCGCAAAGGCGGATGGAGTTGTTACGTATCATCAACGAAAGGGCAGGCGACTTGCCTCGATAAATCCCATTACGGCGGAATAA
- the obgE gene encoding GTPase ObgE — MIRFADESVIRVSSGKGGNGCIAFRREKYVPKGGPSGGDGGRGGDVIFEIKQNMRTLVHLRYKRVFKAKNGRDGEGNQRFGANGEDCIIPLPPGCIIKDAETGELIYDFGDKTEGSFTFLKGGNGGWGNCHFKGPTNQAPRTALPGQEGETRSIKVELNIIADIGLVGFPNAGKSSLLDFFTNARPKIAPYPFTTKIPNLGVLHIDDERDIILADIPGIIEGASDGVGLGFRFLKHISRTAGLAFLIDLSDDNYLDAYTVLSKELAAFSEELAAKKRVIIATKLDLPDTKERLAELRKKLPDFTILGISVFNRWGLDEVKNAFIELCDSLTKKESDTTLEDEDHFMLADIEMPGYEQRDDFGATVSLSRKRKPKK, encoded by the coding sequence ATGATTCGGTTTGCCGATGAATCCGTCATACGCGTATCATCAGGAAAAGGCGGCAACGGCTGTATTGCTTTTAGACGAGAAAAGTATGTGCCGAAAGGCGGCCCTTCAGGCGGAGACGGCGGCAGGGGCGGCGATGTTATTTTTGAAATAAAGCAAAACATGCGTACCCTTGTCCATTTACGCTATAAGCGCGTATTTAAAGCAAAAAACGGCAGAGACGGCGAAGGTAATCAGCGATTCGGCGCAAACGGCGAGGATTGTATTATTCCCTTGCCGCCCGGCTGCATTATAAAAGATGCGGAAACGGGCGAGCTTATTTATGATTTTGGTGATAAAACCGAGGGTAGTTTTACCTTTTTAAAAGGCGGAAACGGCGGTTGGGGGAATTGCCACTTTAAGGGGCCGACCAATCAAGCACCGAGAACCGCTCTTCCGGGGCAAGAAGGCGAAACTCGTTCAATCAAAGTTGAATTAAATATTATTGCGGACATCGGTTTGGTAGGCTTTCCCAATGCGGGGAAGTCTTCCTTGTTGGATTTTTTTACCAATGCCCGCCCTAAAATTGCCCCCTATCCTTTTACTACAAAAATTCCTAATCTTGGTGTGCTTCATATTGATGATGAACGCGATATTATCCTTGCCGATATACCCGGTATTATTGAAGGTGCTTCGGACGGCGTCGGACTCGGTTTTCGGTTTTTAAAACATATTTCCCGCACCGCAGGTCTTGCCTTTCTTATTGACTTATCAGATGATAATTATCTTGATGCGTATACGGTGCTTTCAAAAGAGCTTGCCGCCTTTTCAGAAGAATTAGCTGCAAAAAAAAGAGTTATTATTGCGACAAAACTTGATTTACCGGACACAAAAGAGCGGCTTGCGGAATTGCGAAAAAAACTTCCGGATTTTACTATACTGGGCATTTCGGTGTTCAATCGCTGGGGATTGGACGAAGTGAAAAATGCTTTTATTGAGCTCTGCGATTCGCTTACAAAAAAAGAGTCCGACACAACTCTTGAGGACGAGGATCACTTTATGCTCGCCGATATTGAAATGCCGGGGTATGAGCAGCGCGATGATTTCGGAGCAACCGTAAGTTTAAGCAGAAAAAGGAAGCCTAAAAAATGA
- the nadD gene encoding nicotinate (nicotinamide) nucleotide adenylyltransferase, which translates to MRLAILGGSFNPLHIGHLALADAVYATENYDKIAFIPAFLSPFKKEHSGCTAKDRLQMLKTAIQDVPYFSYEDCEIKKEGISYTIDTILYLKEKYKSSLEGKIGLIIGEDMIKDFPLWHRYKELKESVDILVGFRPLSEKKTAAEFSYTQIENAVLPISSSYIREAIKKKKSWRYLVPATVYEYIIAKNLYD; encoded by the coding sequence ATGAGGCTTGCTATTTTAGGCGGCTCTTTTAATCCCTTACACATCGGACATTTGGCGCTTGCAGATGCGGTGTATGCCACAGAAAACTACGATAAAATCGCCTTTATTCCCGCTTTTCTCTCTCCATTCAAAAAAGAACACAGCGGCTGCACGGCGAAAGACCGATTACAAATGCTGAAAACTGCTATTCAGGACGTTCCCTATTTTTCTTATGAAGATTGCGAAATAAAAAAAGAAGGAATCTCTTACACTATTGACACTATACTCTATTTAAAAGAAAAGTATAAAAGCAGTCTTGAGGGTAAAATCGGCTTAATTATCGGTGAAGACATGATAAAGGATTTTCCTTTGTGGCATCGATATAAGGAATTAAAAGAGTCGGTAGATATTTTGGTCGGTTTCAGACCTCTTTCCGAAAAAAAAACAGCTGCCGAATTTTCGTATACACAAATCGAAAATGCCGTTTTACCGATCTCTTCTTCATATATAAGAGAAGCAATCAAAAAGAAAAAAAGCTGGCGCTATCTTGTACCTGCTACGGTATATGAGTATATTATAGCAAAGAATTTATATGACTAA
- the yqeK gene encoding bis(5'-nucleosyl)-tetraphosphatase (symmetrical) YqeK, protein MTKKKIKEYIEQVDAYAKKELSEHRYNHSVRVANFAGKLAKNYHCGKKTILWAKLAGFAHDICREKPADFLLKYAKKDGKPIDEFEEKNPLLLHGRAAAILLQAQFGIKKKKLLRAIRHHTFGSKKLDTLGKILFVADKIEPGRENAENLRKLIPVLSLNRLTAKVVAESIAYNTAKNKKTHPRTKKMYTQLRKFLEDEK, encoded by the coding sequence ATGACTAAGAAAAAAATAAAAGAATACATTGAGCAAGTTGACGCGTATGCAAAAAAAGAGCTAAGCGAACATCGATATAATCATTCGGTCAGAGTAGCAAATTTTGCGGGGAAACTTGCAAAAAACTATCATTGCGGAAAAAAGACAATCCTTTGGGCAAAACTTGCCGGCTTTGCACATGATATTTGCCGAGAAAAACCTGCCGATTTTTTATTGAAGTATGCAAAAAAAGACGGAAAACCTATTGATGAGTTTGAAGAAAAGAATCCGCTTTTATTACACGGAAGAGCGGCAGCGATACTCTTACAAGCACAATTCGGCATAAAGAAAAAAAAACTCTTGCGGGCAATACGCCACCATACATTCGGCTCAAAAAAACTGGATACGCTTGGAAAGATTCTTTTTGTTGCGGATAAAATAGAACCGGGCAGGGAAAATGCTGAAAATTTGCGCAAACTTATTCCGGTGTTAAGTTTAAACCGCCTTACCGCAAAGGTTGTTGCCGAAAGCATTGCGTACAATACGGCAAAAAATAAAAAAACACATCCTCGGACAAAAAAAATGTATACTCAATTAAGAAAATTCCTTGAGGATGAAAAATGA
- a CDS encoding LCP family protein, translated as MKLMTAGKNIIFLIIILFILIGTSIAVIFSMKTDPIDTSLSKDNILKVLFIIEDKNIPVSANIIAYYPQTKRAAMFDIPHNIGLILQSLGRTDGISALYTEKGIEVYKQEVEKLTGIQVPFYFICSLQDFSELTDLLSGLSVFIPTPIDIDSEEHGKILLPSGSIVLDGDKMHDYLIYTNEDDAEGESDVRKQKAVLAFLRSINDHGDEIFNTDRYNIFNSLIKSNIKGKDFKKLIQSICKLDSERLVPQRFSGARRTVDGKNLLFPFRDGQQIKEIVRQTLAVLASEDGAAFERVYALEILNGTDTHRLAKTTADIYQSFGYDVVRVDNAAEQNIEKTLLIDRIGNPAVAKIVGQVIKCQNITTAEITDDGHGVETGIDFTLILGSDFNGYFVTSGK; from the coding sequence ATGAAACTGATGACTGCGGGAAAAAATATTATTTTTTTAATTATTATTTTGTTCATCCTGATAGGGACAAGCATTGCGGTAATTTTCAGTATGAAAACAGACCCTATTGATACCTCACTTTCTAAAGATAATATCTTAAAAGTGCTTTTTATTATTGAGGATAAAAACATACCTGTTTCAGCAAATATTATTGCCTATTATCCGCAAACAAAACGGGCTGCAATGTTTGATATCCCGCACAACATCGGGCTTATTTTGCAAAGTCTTGGACGTACAGACGGAATTTCCGCCCTTTATACTGAAAAAGGTATAGAAGTATATAAGCAGGAAGTTGAAAAACTTACCGGCATACAAGTACCTTTTTATTTTATTTGCTCATTGCAGGATTTTTCCGAACTTACCGACCTTTTATCCGGTTTATCTGTTTTTATTCCCACTCCGATTGACATTGATTCCGAAGAGCACGGAAAGATTCTTTTACCGTCCGGCTCAATTGTGCTTGATGGCGATAAAATGCATGATTATCTGATATATACAAATGAAGATGATGCGGAAGGAGAATCGGATGTGCGTAAACAAAAGGCGGTCCTTGCATTTTTGCGCAGCATAAATGATCATGGGGATGAAATTTTTAACACGGACAGATACAATATTTTTAATTCTCTTATCAAGTCAAACATAAAAGGAAAAGATTTCAAAAAACTGATACAATCAATTTGCAAGCTTGATTCCGAGCGGTTGGTTCCGCAGCGGTTTTCAGGGGCTCGAAGAACGGTTGATGGAAAAAATTTGCTTTTCCCGTTTAGAGACGGTCAGCAAATAAAAGAGATAGTTCGTCAAACGCTTGCAGTGCTTGCCTCAGAAGACGGTGCGGCATTTGAGCGTGTATATGCGCTTGAGATTTTAAACGGAACCGATACGCACAGACTTGCAAAAACTACGGCAGATATTTACCAAAGTTTTGGCTACGATGTGGTTCGAGTTGACAACGCTGCCGAGCAAAATATCGAAAAAACTTTGCTTATCGACAGAATAGGTAACCCCGCTGTGGCAAAAATAGTCGGTCAGGTTATTAAATGTCAAAACATAACTACGGCAGAAATAACCGATGACGGGCACGGGGTGGAAACAGGTATTGATTTCACTCTTATATTGGGAAGTGATTTTAACGGTTACTTTGTAACCTCAGGAAAATAA
- the rsfS gene encoding ribosome silencing factor — MDFYNSALALGKLLEERKAEDVVVIDLREYHTWTDFFVIGTVSSAIQAAGIEKYLHEEIAKLSLEEYPVKRKVANGEEWSLIDLGGIVVHLMSPMARKFYDLEKLWFEGKNILTNVKKTSDDAEKM; from the coding sequence ATGGATTTTTATAATTCGGCTCTGGCACTCGGGAAACTTTTAGAGGAAAGAAAAGCTGAAGATGTAGTTGTTATTGATTTGCGGGAATACCATACGTGGACCGATTTTTTTGTTATCGGTACCGTTTCCAGTGCCATACAGGCAGCGGGAATTGAAAAATATTTACATGAAGAGATTGCAAAACTCTCTTTGGAAGAGTATCCTGTTAAACGAAAAGTGGCGAACGGGGAAGAATGGAGCCTTATTGATCTAGGCGGCATTGTTGTCCATTTGATGAGTCCAATGGCAAGAAAATTTTATGATTTGGAAAAACTTTGGTTTGAAGGAAAAAATATTTTAACAAATGTAAAGAAAACAAGTGATGATGCGGAGAAAATGTAA
- a CDS encoding ABC transporter substrate-binding protein gives MKKIMTIAVSMMLVFFLFSCSKPEEKTVGGGGKYDLKGNTVKVRLWDSPNPYADDVKDVDKEKWLPIFEKAAKDYNCKFEFYTTTVDWAEMPSEFIKSVTAGQPAWHITNNFSAMWYGQLYANGAMEDISKALKTIKIPENYTSAAKYGNQVFGFVTGVGTEGLIFNNKMIKEAGMAKTPSEMFRDGKWSYNDFYAYLTELQSKLPKGTFAFFIDPMYWDIFAPSGNGAAALSQDFKYTADSKEFIESIEFLQKVKKAGVIRPVNTSKEGDPDYWGTPAATFDKGVEVAMTHRASWQWSGLKGAGIDWGFVPYPWGSAVTCSGDYKTLSENYTSAYYDTGARGTILAGVEKDFPGIPKDTVIEALVHLCFDLFVPQETQEELALLTAGSQTDEIDIGSFNDELSAELYDWYAKRARFNPIQAFNGLGIGRVDNGKGDGKTMSFHGLIYKIVNDNASARATLEAARPEIDAQIKDFLAK, from the coding sequence ATGAAAAAAATTATGACAATTGCAGTATCGATGATGTTAGTATTTTTTCTTTTCAGCTGCTCAAAACCAGAAGAAAAAACAGTCGGAGGAGGCGGAAAATACGATCTTAAAGGCAATACGGTAAAGGTTCGCCTTTGGGACTCTCCGAATCCCTATGCCGACGACGTAAAAGATGTTGATAAAGAAAAATGGTTGCCGATTTTTGAAAAAGCGGCAAAAGATTATAACTGCAAATTTGAATTTTATACCACTACGGTGGATTGGGCGGAAATGCCTTCAGAATTTATTAAATCCGTTACCGCCGGTCAACCTGCATGGCATATTACCAATAACTTCTCGGCAATGTGGTACGGGCAATTGTACGCAAACGGTGCAATGGAAGATATTTCAAAAGCGTTAAAAACTATCAAAATACCGGAAAATTATACTTCGGCGGCAAAATATGGAAATCAGGTTTTCGGTTTTGTAACAGGAGTAGGAACCGAAGGGTTGATTTTTAATAATAAAATGATAAAAGAAGCGGGAATGGCAAAAACTCCTTCTGAAATGTTTAGAGACGGAAAATGGAGTTACAACGATTTTTACGCTTATTTAACGGAACTGCAGTCAAAGCTTCCGAAAGGCACGTTCGCTTTCTTTATTGATCCCATGTACTGGGATATATTTGCTCCTTCGGGCAACGGGGCGGCAGCTCTTTCTCAAGACTTTAAATATACCGCAGATTCAAAAGAGTTTATCGAAAGTATTGAGTTTTTACAAAAAGTAAAAAAAGCCGGAGTTATTCGACCGGTAAATACTTCTAAAGAAGGTGATCCTGACTACTGGGGAACACCGGCGGCAACCTTTGACAAGGGGGTAGAAGTTGCTATGACTCACCGCGCATCATGGCAGTGGTCAGGATTAAAAGGCGCCGGTATCGATTGGGGATTTGTTCCTTATCCCTGGGGTTCTGCAGTAACCTGCTCAGGCGATTATAAAACCTTAAGTGAAAATTATACTTCTGCATATTATGATACGGGAGCGAGGGGCACTATTTTGGCAGGCGTGGAAAAAGACTTCCCCGGAATTCCGAAAGATACTGTAATTGAGGCACTGGTACATCTTTGCTTTGATCTTTTTGTTCCTCAAGAAACACAGGAAGAACTTGCCTTACTAACAGCGGGCTCACAGACTGATGAAATTGACATAGGATCTTTCAATGATGAACTTTCCGCCGAGTTGTATGACTGGTATGCGAAACGCGCGCGATTTAATCCCATCCAAGCCTTTAACGGACTGGGAATCGGGAGAGTTGACAACGGAAAGGGAGACGGCAAAACAATGTCATTCCACGGTCTTATCTATAAGATCGTAAACGATAATGCTTCCGCCCGTGCAACACTTGAGGCTGCACGCCCTGAAATTGATGCACAAATTAAAGATTTTTTAGCAAAATAG